In Chryseobacterium gotjawalense, the following are encoded in one genomic region:
- a CDS encoding DUF72 domain-containing protein produces MNNKVYIGCSGFSERLWKGFFYPEELPSKEYLRFYSKHLNAVEINSTFYRKPTLKTLEKWHAETGVDFKFFIKIPKFISHLKKLTETKTDTKEFCKHISSGLQEKLAGFLFQLPPSFTYSKENLEKVIDTVDKKYLNVVEFRHQSWWNAEVFENLNKHQIVFSGVSIPKDIPDDFIINNDDFAYYRLHGIPELFKSEYSEKELTTLAAEVRKFNGTSFIFFNNTYGTAGIKNAVYLNKFFV; encoded by the coding sequence ATGAATAATAAAGTATATATCGGTTGTTCAGGGTTTAGCGAAAGACTTTGGAAAGGATTTTTCTATCCGGAAGAATTGCCTTCTAAAGAATATTTACGCTTTTATTCAAAGCATTTGAATGCCGTCGAAATTAATTCTACTTTTTACAGAAAACCCACTTTGAAAACTTTAGAAAAATGGCATGCTGAAACTGGAGTCGATTTTAAATTTTTTATCAAAATCCCAAAATTTATTTCCCATTTAAAAAAACTGACTGAAACTAAAACCGACACCAAAGAATTCTGCAAACATATTTCATCAGGTTTACAGGAAAAATTAGCAGGTTTTCTTTTCCAGCTTCCACCGTCTTTTACATACAGCAAAGAGAATTTGGAAAAGGTAATCGATACGGTTGATAAAAAATACCTGAATGTGGTAGAATTTCGGCACCAATCCTGGTGGAATGCCGAAGTCTTTGAAAATTTAAATAAACATCAGATCGTTTTTTCCGGGGTTTCTATACCTAAAGATATTCCGGATGATTTTATTATTAATAATGATGACTTTGCGTATTACCGTCTTCACGGGATTCCTGAACTGTTTAAATCTGAATATTCAGAAAAGGAACTTACAACTTTAGCGGCGGAGGTTCGAAAATTTAATGGAACTTCATTTATCTTTTTTAATAATACGTACGGAACCGCCGGAATAAAAAATGCTGTTTATTTGAATAAATTTTTTGTCTGA
- a CDS encoding YggS family pyridoxal phosphate-dependent enzyme — protein MQKFSPIAKSYEEIKTALPDNVQLVAVSKTHPKEMIREVYDLGQRVFGENKVQELIEKHPQLPQNIQWHLIGHLQTNKVKYIAPFIDMIQSVDSEKLLVEIDKQAEKNHRKIKVLLQVKIAEEDTKYGLEVHETKELYMDYLQGKFPNIIISGLMGMATFTENKNQVRKEFTFLKHLFDQLSSQQKLDTLSMGMSDDYPLAVECGANSVRIGSAIFGSREYL, from the coding sequence ATGCAAAAATTTTCTCCCATTGCCAAGAGTTACGAAGAAATAAAAACCGCTTTACCGGATAATGTTCAGCTCGTCGCAGTGTCTAAGACTCATCCGAAAGAAATGATCCGGGAAGTTTACGATTTAGGACAAAGGGTTTTTGGCGAAAACAAAGTACAGGAACTGATCGAAAAGCATCCGCAACTTCCGCAGAATATTCAGTGGCATTTGATCGGCCATTTGCAAACCAATAAAGTCAAATATATTGCGCCTTTTATCGATATGATTCAAAGTGTTGATTCTGAAAAACTTCTGGTAGAAATTGATAAACAGGCAGAAAAAAACCACCGGAAAATAAAAGTTCTGCTCCAGGTGAAAATCGCCGAGGAAGACACCAAATACGGTTTAGAAGTCCATGAAACCAAAGAGTTATATATGGATTATCTCCAAGGGAAATTTCCAAATATTATTATTTCCGGGTTAATGGGAATGGCGACTTTTACAGAAAATAAAAACCAGGTTAGGAAAGAGTTTACCTTCTTAAAACATCTTTTCGACCAACTTTCTTCACAGCAGAAACTCGATACGTTATCGATGGGAATGAGCGATGACTATCCTCTTGCTGTTGAATGCGGTGCTAATTCAGTCCGTATTGGCTCAGCAATTTTCGGATCCAGAGAATATCTTTAA
- a CDS encoding sigma-54-dependent transcriptional regulator has translation MQKILIVEDEKAISGVLQSILSDELPGYEFVIAEDGLEGLKQIEKEDFALVVSDIKMPKVSGTELLKQALQIKPDTTFVMISGHADIDTAVDCLKDGAYDFISKPIDINRLITSVRNALDKRILQKTNQHLKIENTTLKKKVNKKYQMIGESPALKKIQDMIEKVAASDARVLITGPNGAGKELVAHAIHAQSDRSKGPMIEVNCAAIPSELIESELFGHVKGSFTGAIKDKQGKFELANNGTIFLDEIGDMSLIAQAKVLRALQESKVSPVGSDKEIKVDVRVLAATNKNMQEEIKAGKFREDLYHRLSVIEIYVPSLDERKDDIKLLVKHFAKIISDEHGTALKTFDDKAIKALENFSWTGNIRELRNVVERLIILGSTPINADDVASFVRK, from the coding sequence ATGCAAAAAATCTTAATTGTTGAAGATGAAAAAGCCATTTCGGGCGTTCTTCAAAGCATTCTCTCAGATGAATTACCTGGCTATGAATTCGTTATTGCCGAAGATGGCTTAGAAGGCTTAAAACAAATAGAGAAGGAAGATTTCGCTTTGGTGGTTTCTGACATTAAAATGCCTAAAGTTTCAGGTACCGAACTTTTGAAACAGGCGCTTCAAATTAAACCCGATACGACTTTCGTAATGATCTCAGGGCATGCCGATATCGATACCGCGGTAGATTGTCTGAAAGACGGTGCGTATGATTTTATTTCAAAACCTATCGATATCAACCGGCTGATTACAAGTGTTAGAAATGCTTTGGACAAAAGAATTTTGCAGAAAACAAATCAGCACTTAAAAATAGAAAATACAACTTTAAAGAAAAAAGTTAATAAGAAGTATCAGATGATTGGCGAATCTCCTGCGTTGAAGAAAATTCAGGATATGATTGAAAAAGTAGCGGCCTCTGATGCCAGAGTTTTAATTACAGGACCCAATGGTGCCGGGAAAGAATTGGTAGCCCACGCGATTCATGCACAAAGTGACCGAAGCAAAGGACCGATGATTGAAGTAAACTGTGCGGCAATCCCATCAGAACTCATTGAGTCAGAGTTGTTTGGACACGTTAAGGGAAGTTTTACAGGTGCAATAAAAGACAAACAGGGGAAATTTGAATTAGCCAATAATGGTACTATTTTCCTGGATGAGATTGGGGATATGTCGCTCATCGCACAGGCAAAAGTTCTTCGTGCACTACAGGAAAGCAAGGTCTCACCTGTCGGAAGCGATAAAGAAATCAAAGTAGATGTGAGAGTTCTGGCGGCCACCAATAAAAATATGCAGGAGGAAATTAAAGCCGGAAAATTCAGAGAAGATCTTTACCACCGACTTTCTGTTATCGAAATTTATGTTCCTTCTCTGGATGAAAGAAAAGACGATATTAAACTTTTGGTGAAACATTTTGCCAAAATTATTTCTGATGAACATGGTACCGCTTTGAAAACCTTTGATGATAAAGCAATTAAAGCTTTGGAGAATTTCAGCTGGACCGGAAATATCCGGGAGCTGAGAAATGTAGTTGAGCGTTTGATCATTTTAGGATCAACTCCGATTAATGCAGATGATGTTGCCAGTTTTGTGAGAAAATAA
- a CDS encoding MATE family efflux transporter, which yields MQILNPVHTKRLFKLALPVMITQVGQVSVQLFDNIMVGKLLGADALASVSLANGVFFSVFVLALGFSLAIPPLVAEAQSQNDHNMINRIFRHGFVVNMFIGLLLVILMLFALPLLYHLDQPANIIPDTESYLRITIISILPFMAFQTMREVSEGLSFTIGVTKATIIANVINIVLNYVFIKGIGMESMGVDGSAYASFIARVFMVVFLFFVMRKNPMTKRYMADFTLKTKLFQKKMFRKLVKLGLPTALQMFFEVTAFAAAAFICGLISAKDIAAHQIALSMASFTFNLCIGFSIATTIMAGNRFGERNYKELRNVGINNLKIVFIFMVLCGIIFIAGRNILPTFFTKKEDVEVIILASKLLIIAALFQLSDGLQILSLGVLRGMQDVKIPSILTFVAYWIITLPLGYYLCVTREMGAYGMWIALGIGLTISAFLLIRRFLRLSQKNIDAAL from the coding sequence ATGCAAATTTTAAATCCTGTACATACCAAAAGATTATTTAAGTTAGCACTTCCTGTAATGATCACGCAAGTAGGTCAAGTTTCTGTGCAACTGTTTGATAATATAATGGTTGGTAAACTGTTGGGCGCAGATGCACTGGCGTCTGTATCTTTGGCCAATGGTGTATTTTTCTCTGTTTTTGTTTTGGCATTAGGCTTTTCACTGGCAATTCCACCATTGGTTGCAGAAGCACAGTCACAAAATGATCACAACATGATCAATCGTATTTTTCGTCATGGTTTTGTGGTGAATATGTTTATTGGTTTGTTATTAGTTATTTTGATGCTCTTTGCTCTGCCATTGCTATATCATCTCGATCAGCCGGCGAATATCATTCCGGACACCGAAAGTTATTTACGGATAACCATTATCAGTATTCTGCCATTTATGGCCTTTCAAACGATGCGTGAAGTTTCCGAAGGGTTGAGTTTTACCATAGGCGTTACCAAAGCCACCATTATTGCCAATGTCATCAACATTGTTCTGAATTACGTTTTTATTAAAGGAATCGGTATGGAATCTATGGGGGTGGATGGTTCCGCATATGCCTCTTTTATCGCCAGAGTTTTCATGGTGGTCTTTCTGTTTTTCGTAATGAGAAAGAATCCAATGACCAAAAGGTATATGGCGGATTTCACGTTAAAAACTAAACTTTTTCAAAAGAAAATGTTCCGAAAGTTAGTCAAACTGGGATTGCCAACTGCCTTACAAATGTTCTTTGAAGTAACCGCATTTGCAGCAGCCGCTTTTATTTGTGGACTGATTTCTGCAAAAGATATTGCAGCGCATCAGATTGCATTATCTATGGCTTCCTTTACCTTTAATCTTTGCATTGGTTTCAGTATTGCCACTACCATTATGGCGGGAAATAGATTTGGAGAAAGAAACTATAAAGAATTAAGAAATGTCGGGATTAATAATCTGAAAATAGTGTTCATTTTCATGGTACTGTGCGGAATTATATTCATCGCCGGAAGAAATATTTTACCTACATTTTTTACCAAAAAAGAAGATGTCGAGGTCATCATACTGGCCTCAAAATTACTAATAATTGCAGCACTTTTTCAGCTTTCAGATGGTTTACAGATTCTGTCTCTGGGAGTTTTACGAGGAATGCAGGACGTGAAAATCCCGAGTATCCTTACGTTTGTTGCTTACTGGATCATCACTCTTCCGTTGGGATATTATCTTTGTGTAACCAGAGAAATGGGTGCCTATGGAATGTGGATTGCTTTGGGAATTGGCTTGACGATTTCGGCATTTTTATTAATAAGAAGGTTTTTAAGACTGTCTCAAAAGAATATAGATGCCGCATTGTAA